From a region of the Candidatus Azobacteroides pseudotrichonymphae genomovar. CFP2 genome:
- a CDS encoding MBL fold metallo-hydrolase, translating to MKIRFLGTGTSTGNPEVGCNCVVCLSEDKKDKRFRSSVLVEIESRYILIDCGPDFYRQILETFKKKTFDRLDGVLITHEHYDHVGGLDDLRCFTRNRRIVNIYTDYYTSIKLKERLPYIFNYNEQQYPGIPNLRIHSIKKNESFFDISGIKIIPINLLHGRKPILGYRIDKFAYLTDLKTIPDSEFEKLKGLSVLVINALREKSHATHANIKEALKYIDIIKPDQAYLTHICHDFGLHEDVQKKLPPAIRIAYDELEISI from the coding sequence ATGAAAATACGTTTTTTGGGGACAGGTACCTCTACGGGAAACCCTGAAGTTGGTTGTAATTGTGTAGTATGTCTGTCTGAAGACAAAAAAGATAAACGATTTCGCTCGTCAGTATTAGTAGAAATAGAAAGTAGATACATTCTGATTGATTGCGGTCCGGATTTCTATAGGCAAATATTAGAAACTTTTAAAAAAAAAACATTTGATCGATTGGACGGTGTTTTAATTACTCATGAACACTACGATCATGTAGGAGGACTTGACGATTTGCGTTGTTTTACCAGAAATAGACGGATAGTGAATATCTATACTGATTACTACACGTCTATCAAATTAAAGGAGCGTTTGCCGTATATTTTTAATTATAATGAACAACAGTACCCAGGTATTCCTAATTTGAGAATACATTCTATCAAAAAAAATGAATCTTTTTTTGATATATCAGGAATAAAAATCATTCCAATTAACTTATTACATGGAAGAAAACCAATATTAGGCTATCGTATAGATAAGTTTGCTTACTTAACAGACTTAAAAACTATTCCAGATTCAGAATTTGAGAAATTGAAAGGATTGTCTGTATTGGTTATTAATGCATTACGTGAAAAGTCACATGCTACACACGCTAACATAAAGGAAGCATTAAAATATATCGATATCATTAAACCTGATCAAGCATATCTCACACATATATGTCACGATTTTGGACTGCATGAAGATGTCCAAAAAAAACTACCCCCAGCTATCCGCATAGCTTACGACGAATTGGAAATATCTATTTAA